GCGGGTCTCGAGAAACGCCACGAGCATCCCGGGCACAATGCCACACGCTAGCATGATCACGTAAACGCACATCGTAGTAGCCCCGACCCGTATCCAAACGGCTTTTACTGCAGTAAAAGCCGTTAGAACAGTCGGTTTTCCGTTGGAACATACGGAAAACGCGACATTTACCGCGGTGACCGCAGTAAAAAGGGAGAGTAAAAAAGTAGGAAAGAGAaatagaattttcaaaaatagcaAAGACTTAGCTTCTTCATTTGCTTCTTCTAATAGATGTTTGGACTCAACATGTATAGATGAAAATAATGATATTTCTTCAAGATGTtgaattctat
This region of Solanum stenotomum isolate F172 unplaced genomic scaffold, ASM1918654v1 scaffold7683, whole genome shotgun sequence genomic DNA includes:
- the LOC125853012 gene encoding uncharacterized protein LOC125853012, translating into MPTGENSDHISQEPNNIFLLAKIIINSFKISLFSTKKISFLIFFFLSFPLSFFLFLLSFLTFPLKNRIQHLEEISLFSSIHVESKHLLEEANEEAKSLLFLKILFLFPTFLLSLFTAVTAVNVAFSVCSNGKPTVLTAFTAVKAVWIRVGATTMCVYVIMLACGIVPGMLVAFLET